A genomic segment from Spinacia oleracea cultivar Varoflay chromosome 3, BTI_SOV_V1, whole genome shotgun sequence encodes:
- the LOC110804544 gene encoding lipid phosphate phosphatase epsilon 2, chloroplastic — protein MSTANRLTHFPILSLPTKFNPFHSSSFSFHCSCSSPKLTLSSNFLSGKYPISRKRRRLMRENVKKIPALGSDDGEESINAFEQEVLLDGSSNLRSNLASPEFEATLNRLSKWVIAVVFGALLLWRHDAEAVWAAIGSILNSALSVALKRLLNQERPLANVRSDPGMPSSHAQSIFYAVTFFIMSMVEWLGVNEITVIFTAFALMFGSYLSWLRVTQKLHTVDQVVVGAILGFCFSLAWLWFWNAVVAEAFNSYMWVQVSILFTSAVCCSGFVLYVILNWFRNDR, from the exons ATGTCAACGGCAAATCGTTTGACCCATTTTCCAATTTTAAGTTTACCAACCAAATTCAACCCTTTTCATTCTAGTTCCTTTTCCTTCCACTGTAGTTGTTCTTCCCCAAAACTTACACTTTCCAGTAATTTTCTTTCTGGGAAATACCCAATTtccagaaaaagaagaagattaATGCGTGAAAATGTCAAAAAAATCCCTGCTTTAGGGTCTGATGATGGTGAAGAAAGCATCAATGCTTTTGAGCAAGAGGTTTTACTTGATGGGTCTTCCAATCTTCGCTCTAATCTTGCTTCACCTGAATTTGAAGCCACTCTCAATCGTTTG AGCAAATGGGTAATTGCTGTTGTATTTGGTGCTCTCCTACTTTGGAGACATGATGCTGAAGCTGTGTGGGCTGCTATAGGTTCTATTTTGAACTCCGCGTTATCTGTTGCTTTGAAAAGATTGTTGAATCAAGAGCGTCCACTTGCAAACGTGAGATCGGACCCTGGCATGCCGTCATCTCATGCGCAATCCATCTTTTATGCTGTCACTTTTTTCATTATGTCAA TGGTGGAGTGGCTGGGGGTGAATGAAATCACAGTGATCTTTACGGCTTTTGCTCTGATGTTTGGCTCATATCTT TCATGGTTACGAGTCACACAAAAACTCCACACAGTCGATCAGGTGGTTGTAGGTGCTATCTTGGGTTTTTGCTTTTCACTCGCGTGGTTATGGTTTTGGAATGCCGTTGTTGCAGAAGCATTCAATTCCTATATGTGGGTTCAAGTTTCTATCTTGTTCACATCTGCTGTATGTTGCTCGGGGTTCGTTCTATACGTTATACTTAACTGGTTTAGGAATGACCGATGA
- the LOC110804539 gene encoding probable methyltransferase TCM_000336 — MDVEKIFHMKGGHDETSYSKNCSLQKKASDMMKHITMEAIQEVYINTTPEILNIADLGCSSGRNSLSMISDLYHAVEDAHRKTPTHGGPTSTTTTAKVAKVLTVSVYLNDLPTNDFNSIFRALPEFFLKEEGSMIQKQGHFRPSLFIAASPGSFYGPIFPPNFLHFIYSSYSLHWLSKVPPGIYDDYGKSMNKGNIYICESSNPCIIEAYVEQFREDFSGFLQLRSKELTMGGRMVLVFLGRETPNHIDRGNSFLWELLARSFSILISKGQVEEEKLNSYDVHFYAPSKEEIEEEVKKQGSFKMVNLEMFQIEREVDNGGISYGFAVASTVRAIQESMIKHHFGEEILDSLFHTYAQLVDEEISKQDIRPITFLLNLSKI, encoded by the exons atgGATGTTGAGAAAATCTTTCACATGAAAGGTGGACATGATGAGACTAGCTACTCCAAAAATTGCTCACTTCAG AAAAAGGCCTCAGACATGATGAAGCACATAACAATGGAGGCAATCCAAGAAGTGTACATAAACACAACACCAGAAATCCTAAACATAGCAGACTTAGGCTGCTCTTCTGGCCGGAATTCATTATCCATGATCAGTGATTTGTATCATGCGGTGGAGGATGCTCACCGGAAAACACCAACCCACGGTGGTCCAACATCAACTACCACCACCGCGAAAGTGGCGAAAGTGTTAACAGTTTCAGTTTACTTGAATGATCTCCCAACTAATGACTTCAACTCCATTTTTAGGGCTTTACCAGAATTCTTCCTTAAAGAAGAAGGCTCTATGATTCAAAAACAGGGGCATTTTCGTCCTTCTCTATTCATTGCTGCTTCTCCTGGTTCCTTTTATGGTCCTATTTTCCCTCCTAATTTCTTGCACTTTATTTACTCTTCCTACAGTTTACACTGGCTTTCTAag GTTCCACCTGGGATTTATGATGATTATGGGAAGTCCATGAACAAAGGTAACATCTACATATGTGAAAGCAGCAATCCATGCATAATTGAGGCGTATGTTGAACAATTCAGAGAGGATTTTTCTGGGTTCCTGCAACTACGATCTAAAGAACTAACCATGGGAGGAAGGATGGTACTTGTCTTTCTTGGAAGAGAGACTCCTAACCACATTGATAGAGGCAACTCCTTTCTTTGGGAGCTACTTGCTCGATCTTTctcaattttaatttctaaG GGACAGGTTGAAGAGGAAAAGCTCAACTCATATGATGTACACTTCTATGCACCCTCCAAAGAAGAAATAGAAGAGGAAGTTAAAAAACAAGGGTCATTCAAAATGGTAAATTTGGAGATGTTCCAAATCGAGAGAGAGGTTGACAACGGTGGAATTAGCTATGGATTCGCGGTGGCGAGCACCGTGAGAGCCATACAAGAATCCATGATCAAGCATCATTTTGGTGAAGAAATTCTTGATTCCTTGTTTCATACTTATGCTCAATTGGTAGATGAAGAAATTTCTAAGCAAGATATTAGGCCCATTACATTTCTTCTTAATCTTAGCAAAATCTAA